One Argentina anserina chromosome 6, drPotAnse1.1, whole genome shotgun sequence genomic window, CCTTTTCTAATTCCTTTGCGTCGAACAGCTTAATTTTCTCAACATTAACTTCACCGGAAGAGAGTTGCTGCTCTAATAATAGTCCCCCGTTTTGTTTGAAAAACTTCTTCTTGAGTTTgatgtttttcattttcttccaaaGCTTGACCAACCACCATGCACCAATTAGGAGAACTATCAATCCAAGACCACTGCCGATACCTGCTCAGGACTCAGGTCAATAAGGAGAAATGTTAATTAATCaaatctaatttttgttagaTTGTGAAAATGTAACATATGTATAGAATCTAGAAGAAGAATAAATTCAGAAGCTCAGGAATTCAGAAGGACACAAAAGGAATCTCTGAAGTACTTACGAAGCGAACAATGGTTATCGATGGATTATGGAttgccaacaaaaaaataaaaaaataataatcaaaAGTTTGAATTCCATACCAACAATCTTGCTTAATAAAGGAGATACAAGGGGAGAATTGGGAGAAAGATGATTCGTAATTACGTATTATCATTTCCACAAAGCAAGATGATCATCTTATTTCTGTACTTGCAAAACTTACtgtatataaaaaaaaggtgAAAAAGAAGTACTATAAAGAcatgcatgatgatcaactCTTCAGTTCCGATGACCTCAAAAGTTCTAGAGTCATATGCATCAATAATTCAAAATGATGTCGAACTGGTCGACTGGCCGGACATACCTATGAAGATTACTTTAACGCGTGACTTTGTTTCAGGGTAGCGGCTCTTGCACCCCCAACCATTATTACGATTGTAACATACGTACTCTGGTTCACATTCAGCTCTGTATTTAGGATCCTGACATTCATCGATATCTGAAGAGTGCAAAAACGAAGTTATAATGATGGTAAAGTTCCTGGtctataaaaaaatgaatatcGATTAGTGTGGGCTGTGTTGCTCTTGTAAAtgagtcaaaaaaaaaactatatgtATGTCCACCTCTGCATCCTTTTGGAAGATATGGATTTCCCTGATGGCCATAATCACAGACACATTTAAGCCTTAAGGATTCAGATATTGAATAGCTGTCATTGTAAGATCTACAATAACCATCAAACTCATCGGTCGTCTCATTCCAATATCCTGACCTTGATCCATTTGCTTGTACAAAGGTCCCGAAAATATCAAATGTTGAATGGTACAAGTTCCATTGTAGCACAACGGGGACTTGGTCCATATCACTGGTGGCAGAAATATTTGTTGAATTTTTGGCAAATGACTCAAACCATTCACGATCAACCAAAAATGCATAGCTGCATGAACTATTAGACGGCTGGAAACTAGTATTGTAGGCAGAGAGGAACGGAGGAATCACAGTCTGGCAGCAATTGACACCATTGCAGGTATTAAGGCTGCTACTATTTGTACTATCAGTAGAATCATCATAACATTCGGACCTGCACCCGGCTGAAATGGTAACACCCTCTGAGCTCGAGGTGATTGTCGCCATGACACCGCAACCAACTGCTGTGAATATGTTCTCCTGTGAGAACATAAAAGGGCTTCTCTCCAAGTTGACTGCCTGACGAGTTTGCTTATCGCTGCAGTTAGAGAAGGCGATCGGGTTTCTGACCTTTAGTGTGCCATCAACAGAAATTTCTAGCACCTCCAGATTGGTGCCGTTCAACAATGGTCTAGGAGAGCCAGTAGAGTTGTCACATAATACCTGGAACCAGTTGTCTTTAATGTGACAACCTGCTCCTATCCCAAAAGGGTATGGGATTTCAATGCTTCCACAATGAGATGGACAATAAGGCTTTGCTATGGGTGCTTCTGATGCTACAACTAGTACTTCAGTACTACTCATAGACCAAACTAACAGAGTAATATGAAATAGCAACTGGGCAGCCATTCTGCTTGTTCTATCTGGTAGTTGGAAGTTTACTACTAGCTAGCTGGAAAAccaatcatatatatgaagtCTAAATCTTTCTTGGACTACAAATAATTGGAACGGAAAGATGAAGGTAAAGAGAAATTGAGTTCCTTGAAACTTCTTGCTGCTTCCTTCTATCTATTTCTGAGTCAATTTCCAAGGAACGATTAGTCCTGCTATTTAAATCGAGAGATGTTTCTTGGTCAAATGTTATTCTTAAATCAAATTTGTTCTGATAACATTATATCCAGCATTCTTCCAGAACGTAGACATTTTCCAACACCTTGTCTCTATTTTTCAGTTTCTTATACTGATACGTGGTTGGATATTCTTCCCAGAGTTTTTAGGTCTAAATGTCCTAAATTTCTATCATTTTTGATTTGATTACTCTAGAAACCGACCGAAATTTATATGATTTCAACATAGAAAAGCATTAAATCACAACAATCATTGTTATCCTTTCCACCTTAAATTAGTTTTGCATACTCCAGCAGTCATACTTGAACAATTCGAAGTATTATAAGAAGGTACG contains:
- the LOC126801077 gene encoding wall-associated receptor kinase-like 1, with the protein product MAAQLLFHITLLVWSMSSTEVLVVASEAPIAKPYCPSHCGSIEIPYPFGIGAGCHIKDNWFQVLCDNSTGSPRPLLNGTNLEVLEISVDGTLKVRNPIAFSNCSDKQTRQAVNLERSPFMFSQENIFTAVGCGVMATITSSSEGVTISAGCRSECYDDSTDSTNSSSLNTCNGVNCCQTVIPPFLSAYNTSFQPSNSSCSYAFLVDREWFESFAKNSTNISATSDMDQVPVVLQWNLYHSTFDIFGTFVQANGSRSGYWNETTDEFDGYCRSYNDSYSISESLRLKCVCDYGHQGNPYLPKGCRDIDECQDPKYRAECEPEYVCYNRNNGWGCKSRYPETKSRVKVIFIGIGSGLGLIVLLIGAWWLVKLWKKMKNIKLKKKFFKQNGGLLLEQQLSSGEVNVEKIKLFDAKELEKATDRYNVDRILGQGGQGTVYKGMLADGRIVAVKKSKIVDGGEVGQFINEIVILSQINHRNVVKLLGCCLETEVPLLVYEFIPKGTIYQYLHEHNEEFPLTWEMRLRISAEVAGALSYLHSAAGFPIYHRDIKSTNILLDDRYRAKVADFGTSRSVSLDQTHLTTFVHGTFGYLDPEYFISSQFTDKSDVYGFGVVLVELLTGEKPVSLTRSQEARGLVSYFNLSVEENNLFDIIDARVKVDGTTGDILAVADLAKRCLDMNGRRRPTMKEVAMELEVIYKSISSSNTQQNREEAEYVRNEVICPWDVATGSAMDDYTASSFESLVPLMSS